One window of Desulfuromonadaceae bacterium genomic DNA carries:
- the secY gene encoding preprotein translocase subunit SecY — translation MIRSLQNIFSIPELRRRVIFTLVMLAVYRVGCHVPTPGVDGSVLAKFFAGTEGTLLGLVSAFTGGALERMTVFALGIMPYISASIILQLLTVVFEPVEKLAKEGEQGRRTITKWTRYGTIVLSVIQGAGIAIGLQTMRGPAGEFVVPDQGVGFILLTIVTLTAGTAFIMWLGEQITERGIGNGISLIIFAGIVANIPSAIVNTIRLVKTGALSIFVLIVIFGVMFGVIWAIIFMERAQRRVPIHYAKRVAGAGATGQTSHLPLKINMSGVIPPIFASSIIMFPVTVAQVVDVPWVQTIANMMNPGNWLYNVFFVAFIVFFCYFYTAVTFNPVDVADNIKRQGGYVPGIRPGKATAEYLDTVLSRLTFVGAIYVSAVCVLPTILYGQFNLPFYFGGTSLLIVVGVGMDTASQIEAHLISRSYEGFMKGVTLKSRAGR, via the coding sequence TTGATTCGGAGTCTTCAGAATATTTTCAGCATCCCCGAATTACGGCGCCGGGTTATTTTTACCTTGGTCATGCTGGCTGTTTATCGGGTTGGATGTCATGTTCCGACGCCAGGAGTTGACGGATCGGTTCTCGCCAAGTTTTTTGCGGGGACTGAAGGGACACTTCTCGGTTTGGTCAGTGCATTTACTGGTGGTGCGCTTGAGCGCATGACCGTTTTTGCTCTGGGGATCATGCCTTACATCAGTGCCTCGATTATTTTGCAATTGCTCACGGTTGTTTTTGAACCGGTTGAGAAACTGGCGAAAGAAGGTGAGCAGGGGCGGCGTACGATCACCAAGTGGACACGCTATGGTACGATCGTTCTCTCTGTGATTCAGGGTGCCGGGATCGCCATCGGTCTGCAGACGATGCGCGGGCCAGCGGGAGAATTCGTGGTTCCTGACCAAGGTGTCGGATTTATTTTATTGACTATCGTTACGTTGACTGCCGGGACCGCATTTATTATGTGGCTGGGGGAGCAGATTACCGAGCGGGGCATTGGGAATGGTATCTCGCTGATCATTTTCGCCGGCATCGTGGCGAATATTCCGTCGGCAATAGTGAATACGATACGTCTTGTCAAGACCGGTGCGTTGTCAATTTTTGTGCTGATTGTCATTTTTGGTGTGATGTTCGGTGTCATTTGGGCGATTATATTTATGGAGCGCGCTCAACGCCGGGTACCGATTCATTATGCGAAACGCGTTGCCGGTGCCGGGGCTACAGGGCAGACGAGCCATCTTCCTCTTAAGATCAATATGAGCGGTGTTATTCCACCAATCTTTGCCAGCTCGATCATTATGTTTCCGGTGACCGTGGCCCAGGTTGTTGATGTGCCCTGGGTTCAAACTATCGCCAATATGATGAATCCGGGGAATTGGCTTTACAATGTCTTTTTCGTTGCCTTTATCGTCTTCTTCTGTTATTTCTACACGGCTGTAACGTTCAACCCCGTTGATGTTGCTGACAACATCAAGCGGCAGGGTGGTTATGTGCCGGGGATTCGTCCAGGCAAGGCGACTGCCGAGTATCTTGACACCGTGCTGAGCCGACTGACGTTTGTCGGGGCCATCTACGTTTCGGCGGTCTGTGTGCTTCCGACGATCCTTTATGGGCAGTTCAACTTGCCGTTTTACTTTGGTGGAACGTCGTTGTTGATTGTTGTCGGGGTTGGGATGGATACCGCATCACAAATCGAAGCGCATCTGATTTCGCGGTCGTATGAAGGGTTCATGAAAGGTGTGACGCTGAAAAGTCGCGCTGGACGATAG
- the rpsK gene encoding 30S ribosomal protein S11 has protein sequence MAKPGKKATKQKKEKKNIAKGVAHIQATFNNTIVTIADVSGNAISWATAGGMGFKGSRKSTPFAAQMAAEEAAKKAMEHGLRTVEVFVKGPGSGRESALRALQTAGLAITLIKDVTPIPHNGCRPPKRRRV, from the coding sequence ATGGCTAAGCCTGGCAAAAAAGCAACAAAACAAAAAAAAGAGAAGAAGAATATTGCCAAAGGAGTGGCGCACATCCAGGCAACTTTCAATAACACCATCGTTACGATTGCTGATGTCAGCGGTAATGCGATTTCTTGGGCGACTGCCGGCGGGATGGGTTTCAAGGGGTCTCGCAAGAGTACTCCTTTTGCGGCTCAGATGGCAGCTGAAGAAGCCGCCAAAAAAGCAATGGAACACGGTTTGCGGACGGTTGAGGTTTTCGTAAAGGGACCGGGTTCCGGTCGTGAATCAGCATTGCGTGCGCTGCAGACGGCGGGTCTGGCGATTACTTTAATCAAGGATGTTACCCCGATTCCACATAACGGGTGCCGTCCGCCGAAACGCAGAAGAGTATAA
- a CDS encoding adenylate kinase — protein sequence MKLILLGPPGAGKGTQAKILTDRYNIPQISTGDILRAAVKNKTAMGIKAKEFMDSGALVPDEVVVGIVSDRLLDPDCTAGFILDGFPRTVPQAEALAATLSRMGRDLDKVISLEVDPKALVERLTGRRTCRECGAGYHISFDPPQKDGVCNLCGGELFQRDDDNEETIRKRLDVYLQQTAPLISFYERAGILSSLDGLRSIADVEQEIQHLLQA from the coding sequence ATGAAATTGATTCTTCTCGGTCCTCCGGGGGCCGGTAAAGGCACACAAGCAAAAATATTGACTGATCGTTATAATATTCCGCAAATATCGACGGGTGATATTTTGCGTGCTGCGGTCAAGAACAAAACCGCAATGGGGATCAAGGCGAAGGAGTTTATGGATTCCGGCGCGCTGGTTCCTGACGAGGTCGTGGTTGGCATTGTCAGTGACCGTTTGCTCGATCCGGACTGTACAGCGGGGTTTATTCTTGATGGTTTCCCGCGGACGGTTCCTCAGGCTGAAGCTCTTGCAGCAACATTGTCCCGCATGGGGCGTGATCTGGATAAGGTGATTTCGCTTGAGGTTGATCCGAAGGCACTTGTTGAGCGCCTGACCGGTCGCAGAACCTGTCGCGAGTGTGGTGCAGGGTATCATATAAGCTTTGACCCGCCGCAAAAAGATGGTGTCTGCAATCTCTGCGGGGGGGAACTTTTTCAGCGCGATGACGACAATGAAGAGACGATTCGTAAGCGACTTGATGTCTACCTGCAACAAACCGCGCCGTTGATCTCTTTTTATGAGAGGGCCGGGATTCTCAGTTCGCTGGATGGTTTACGTTCGATCGCTGATGTTGAACAGGAAATTCAGCACCTGCTTCAGGCTTAA
- the rpmJ gene encoding 50S ribosomal protein L36 translates to MKVRSSVKKICDKCKVIKRKGVVRIICENPKHKQRQG, encoded by the coding sequence ATGAAAGTTAGAAGTTCAGTAAAGAAGATCTGCGACAAATGTAAGGTGATCAAGCGCAAAGGCGTAGTCAGGATCATCTGCGAGAACCCCAAACATAAGCAACGTCAGGGGTAA
- the map gene encoding type I methionyl aminopeptidase, with product MITLKSRAEIKKMRSAGKIVAEILALLKECVAPGITSLELDSLAEAECKKYRARPAFKGYGGFPYCICASPNEKVVHGFPNSSPLDDGDFISIDFGVIYNGYYGDAALTIPVGKVSAEKQHLMDVTECSLRAAIEKAVVGNRISDISHAVQSTVEYEGYSVVREFVGHGIGKRLHEAPQVPNFGLPGQGPRLKAGMTLAIEPMINAGCPEIRILSDGWTAVTQDSRPSAHFEHTVAVTEDGPEILTVL from the coding sequence GTGATTACGCTTAAATCTCGCGCCGAGATTAAAAAAATGCGAAGCGCGGGGAAAATTGTCGCTGAAATACTTGCTCTATTGAAAGAGTGTGTCGCCCCTGGGATCACTTCGCTGGAACTCGACAGTCTGGCGGAGGCGGAGTGTAAAAAATACAGGGCCCGTCCGGCCTTTAAAGGCTATGGCGGGTTTCCCTATTGCATCTGCGCATCACCGAACGAAAAGGTTGTTCATGGGTTTCCGAATTCTTCCCCTCTGGACGATGGTGATTTTATCAGTATAGATTTCGGCGTCATCTATAACGGCTATTATGGTGATGCTGCGCTGACCATACCGGTCGGCAAGGTGTCAGCGGAAAAGCAGCACCTGATGGATGTCACCGAGTGCTCTTTACGTGCGGCGATCGAAAAAGCGGTCGTGGGAAACAGAATATCAGATATTTCTCACGCGGTGCAAAGTACGGTTGAATATGAAGGGTACAGTGTCGTTCGGGAATTCGTCGGTCATGGTATTGGCAAACGCCTGCATGAAGCTCCGCAAGTCCCGAATTTTGGCTTGCCTGGGCAGGGGCCACGTCTGAAAGCTGGCATGACATTGGCGATTGAACCGATGATTAATGCCGGATGCCCCGAAATCAGGATACTGAGTGATGGCTGGACGGCGGTCACGCAAGACAGCCGACCATCGGCACATTTTGAACATACGGTCGCTGTTACAGAGGATGGTCCGGAAATTCTGACTGTTTTGTGA
- the rpsD gene encoding 30S ribosomal protein S4, translated as MARYTGPVCRQCRRENMKLFLKGDRCHTDKCAVERRNYAPGQHGQGRVKVSDYGTQLREKQRVKRTYGLLEKQFRAYFTEADRMKGVTGENLLVLLERRLDCIVYRLGFASSRNEARSLVRQGHFKVNGRRVNIPSYQVRPADVLELREKSRTVARINESLDGVMRRGIPSWVEIDRANFSGKMKTLPVRDEMTTPVFQEQLIVELYSK; from the coding sequence TTGGCTAGATATACCGGACCCGTCTGCCGTCAGTGCAGAAGGGAAAATATGAAGTTGTTTTTGAAAGGTGACCGTTGCCACACCGACAAGTGTGCCGTTGAGCGACGTAATTATGCTCCGGGGCAGCACGGTCAGGGGCGGGTCAAGGTTTCTGATTACGGTACGCAATTGCGTGAAAAACAACGTGTCAAACGTACCTATGGTCTGCTTGAAAAACAATTCCGAGCTTATTTTACCGAAGCTGACCGGATGAAGGGTGTGACCGGCGAGAACTTGCTGGTACTTCTTGAACGTCGCCTTGATTGTATCGTTTATCGTCTTGGTTTTGCCAGCTCTCGCAATGAAGCTCGCAGTCTTGTCCGGCAGGGACACTTCAAAGTCAATGGGCGAAGAGTGAATATCCCTTCGTATCAGGTGCGCCCCGCTGACGTTTTGGAACTTCGTGAAAAGAGCCGTACCGTTGCGCGGATCAATGAGTCTCTTGACGGTGTTATGCGGCGTGGAATTCCGTCCTGGGTCGAAATCGATCGGGCGAACTTTTCCGGCAAGATGAAAACCTTGCCGGTTCGTGACGAGATGACCACCCCGGTATTCCAGGAGCAATTGATTGTCGAATTGTACTCCAAGTAA
- the rpsM gene encoding 30S ribosomal protein S13: MARIAGIDLPRNKRIEVALTYIFGIGRSSAQKILTAAGVEYDTRSDDLNEAEVAKIREVIDGGFKVEGDLRRDVTMNIKRLMDLGCYRGLRHRRGLPVRGQKTKTNARTRKGPRKTVAGKKK; this comes from the coding sequence TTGGCACGCATAGCTGGGATAGATTTACCGCGCAATAAGCGCATCGAAGTGGCACTCACTTATATTTTCGGCATTGGTCGTTCGTCGGCGCAGAAGATTCTGACGGCGGCGGGCGTTGAGTATGATACGCGTTCCGACGATCTGAATGAGGCCGAAGTCGCAAAAATTCGTGAAGTTATCGACGGTGGGTTCAAGGTCGAAGGTGACTTGCGGCGGGATGTTACCATGAACATCAAGCGGCTGATGGATCTGGGTTGCTATCGTGGTCTTCGTCATCGTCGGGGACTCCCCGTTCGTGGTCAAAAAACCAAGACCAATGCTCGGACCCGTAAAGGTCCGCGCAAGACTGTCGCCGGTAAGAAGAAATAA